In a single window of the Rhodoferax saidenbachensis genome:
- a CDS encoding sulfite exporter TauE/SafE family protein, translating into MNSDTTTILIFITATFVAAGFVKGVVGMGLPTVAMGVLSLFMAPVAAASMLIIPSLVTNVWQLVAGPPLGYLFKRLATMMVMICLGTLLGISVLTGASSSVASAGLGAILALYGVIGLAARQFRVPARAEPWLSPLVGLVTGLVTGATGVFVVPAVPYLGSLGLAKEQLIQALGLSFTVSTVALAAALALQGSYQLPASGSSALAVLPALAGMFLGQRVRATLRPDVFRRWFFVGLIVLGIYMLVRAVS; encoded by the coding sequence TTGAACAGTGACACCACCACTATCCTGATTTTCATCACCGCCACGTTTGTGGCCGCCGGTTTTGTCAAAGGGGTGGTGGGTATGGGACTGCCCACGGTGGCCATGGGCGTGCTGAGCCTGTTCATGGCGCCAGTCGCTGCGGCCTCGATGCTGATCATTCCTTCGCTCGTGACCAATGTGTGGCAACTGGTGGCGGGGCCGCCTCTGGGGTATTTGTTCAAACGGTTGGCCACCATGATGGTGATGATCTGCTTGGGCACGTTGCTGGGCATCAGTGTGTTGACCGGTGCGTCCTCGTCGGTGGCCAGTGCAGGCTTGGGCGCCATCCTGGCGCTGTACGGGGTCATAGGGCTTGCGGCGCGCCAGTTCCGCGTGCCTGCGCGGGCCGAGCCCTGGCTATCGCCGCTGGTGGGGCTGGTCACGGGCCTCGTGACGGGCGCCACAGGCGTTTTTGTGGTGCCCGCCGTGCCGTATCTGGGATCGCTGGGTTTGGCCAAGGAGCAGCTCATACAGGCGCTGGGCCTGTCATTCACAGTGTCTACCGTGGCGCTGGCGGCAGCCCTGGCCCTGCAGGGCAGCTACCAGTTGCCCGCGTCGGGCAGTTCGGCCCTGGCGGTGTTGCCTGCGCTGGCGGGCATGTTTCTGGGCCAGCGGGTGCGCGCCACATTGCGACCGGATGTATTTCGCCGCTGGTTCTTTGTGGGCCTCATCGTGTTGGGGATCTATATGTTGGTGAGGGCTGTGTCATGA
- the dinG gene encoding ATP-dependent DNA helicase DinG, with the protein MTPDHPTAKALAALSLAAFEKVVHGTDGFRPRPGQHAMAQCIADTLAQADLGEHATPTKAIAVIQAGTGVGKSAAYASTAIAMALERKTRVLISTATVALQEQLMTKDLPALAASMDKPFAYALAKGRGRYVCKVKLERLVGTGAGEEELFDDDMPQPKVSALSQEAIEERRQSLYESMAHKLAVVSWDGDRDTLPDTPDPRDWSAVAAERHTCTARHCPRYKECSYYNARTKLAEANVIVANHDLVLASLGMKTLPDLDNCLVVFDEGHHLPAVALDQFSSAMDLSNLRWLDKLPKTMNEVAGKLALHLGEDVQTVTSQLKGALTTLARMAMDLVWAQTGRNAQGSGNDGTLRFANGVLPEALVEPTTQIHAQASGLSKVLEALGVDVKAVAKDDPSQAVLCAQLYAHLGGLAPRLASLVSTSQLLLEHGEQPLAKWLQAESESSFLTMTAHACPIVPGDLLRQFLWSQVRGAIVTSASLTSCGSFDYFLKEAGLSNKPYVTALEVASPFDYAAQGTLTVVHTRADPKQADAYTAEMVGMLMDDIEQVKRGALVLFTSRAQMRAATEAAPGHLMDMVLVQGTQSRARLLAAHTARVESGMPSVLFGLQSFGEGLDLPGALCETVFIAKLPFAPPSDPVDEARAEWLRSVGRDPFNELVIPATGIKLLQWTGRAIRTEEDHAHVVCYDKRLTLTAYGRRMLSGLPPYRQEQRKSGGII; encoded by the coding sequence TTGACCCCCGACCACCCCACTGCCAAAGCCCTGGCCGCCCTGTCACTGGCCGCGTTTGAGAAAGTCGTCCACGGTACCGACGGTTTCCGCCCCCGCCCGGGCCAGCACGCCATGGCGCAGTGCATCGCCGACACCCTGGCCCAGGCCGATCTGGGTGAACACGCCACACCCACCAAGGCCATCGCCGTGATCCAGGCCGGGACCGGCGTGGGCAAGAGCGCGGCCTATGCCAGCACCGCCATTGCCATGGCGCTGGAGCGCAAGACCCGCGTGCTGATCTCCACCGCCACCGTGGCGCTGCAGGAGCAGCTCATGACCAAGGATTTGCCGGCACTGGCAGCCAGCATGGACAAACCCTTTGCCTACGCGCTGGCCAAGGGCCGTGGGCGGTATGTCTGCAAGGTCAAGCTGGAGCGGCTGGTGGGCACCGGCGCCGGGGAAGAAGAATTGTTTGACGACGACATGCCCCAGCCCAAGGTGTCGGCCCTGTCGCAAGAGGCCATCGAGGAACGCCGCCAATCCCTCTACGAAAGCATGGCCCACAAATTGGCCGTGGTGAGCTGGGACGGCGACCGTGACACCCTGCCCGACACACCCGACCCACGCGACTGGTCGGCCGTGGCCGCCGAACGCCACACCTGCACCGCGCGCCACTGCCCGCGTTACAAAGAGTGCAGCTACTACAACGCGCGCACCAAACTGGCCGAAGCCAACGTCATCGTGGCCAACCACGACCTGGTGCTGGCCAGCCTGGGCATGAAAACCCTGCCCGACCTGGACAACTGCCTGGTGGTGTTCGACGAAGGCCACCACCTGCCCGCTGTGGCCCTGGACCAATTCTCCAGCGCCATGGATTTGAGCAATCTGCGCTGGCTCGACAAGCTGCCCAAGACCATGAACGAGGTGGCGGGCAAGCTCGCGCTGCACCTGGGCGAAGACGTGCAGACCGTGACCAGCCAGCTCAAAGGCGCACTCACTACGCTGGCGCGCATGGCCATGGACCTGGTGTGGGCCCAGACCGGCCGCAACGCCCAAGGCAGCGGTAACGACGGCACGCTGCGCTTTGCCAACGGCGTGCTGCCCGAAGCACTGGTCGAACCGACCACGCAGATCCATGCGCAGGCATCGGGCCTGTCCAAAGTGCTGGAGGCGCTGGGTGTGGACGTGAAGGCGGTGGCCAAAGATGACCCGAGCCAGGCCGTACTGTGCGCACAGCTTTATGCGCATTTGGGCGGTCTGGCGCCGCGCCTGGCCAGCCTGGTGTCCACATCGCAGTTGCTGCTGGAGCATGGCGAACAGCCGCTGGCCAAATGGCTGCAGGCCGAGAGCGAAAGCAGCTTTTTGACGATGACCGCACATGCCTGCCCCATCGTGCCCGGCGACCTGCTGCGCCAGTTTTTATGGAGCCAGGTGCGCGGCGCCATCGTCACCAGCGCGTCACTCACCAGTTGCGGCAGCTTTGATTACTTCCTCAAGGAAGCAGGCCTGTCCAACAAACCCTATGTCACTGCACTCGAAGTGGCCAGCCCGTTTGACTACGCTGCCCAGGGCACGCTCACCGTGGTGCACACCCGCGCCGACCCCAAGCAAGCCGACGCCTACACGGCCGAGATGGTGGGCATGCTGATGGACGATATCGAGCAGGTCAAACGCGGCGCACTCGTGTTGTTCACCTCCCGCGCACAAATGCGCGCCGCCACCGAGGCCGCGCCCGGCCATTTGATGGACATGGTGCTGGTGCAGGGCACACAGTCCCGCGCGCGCCTGCTGGCGGCACACACGGCGCGCGTGGAAAGCGGCATGCCCTCGGTGCTGTTTGGCCTGCAATCCTTTGGCGAAGGGCTGGACCTGCCCGGCGCCCTGTGCGAGACCGTATTTATTGCCAAGCTGCCCTTTGCGCCACCCAGCGATCCGGTGGACGAAGCACGCGCAGAGTGGCTGCGCAGTGTGGGGCGAGACCCGTTCAACGAATTGGTGATTCCGGCCACCGGCATCAAGTTGTTGCAGTGGACAGGACGCGCGATCCGCACGGAAGAGGACCACGCGCATGTGGTTTGTTATGACAAGCGGCTGACGTTGACGGCGTATGGGCGGCGCATGCTCAGTGGCTTGCCGCCCTATCGGCAGGAGCAGCGCAAGAGTGGCGGTATTATTTGA
- a CDS encoding GFA family protein, which yields MAIKHHGSCLCKGVQFTIEGALAPVQVCHCAQCRRAQGGPFATNIPVDASRLSFSSGQALLHRFESSPGKVRVFCAVCGSPVFSARDSLPGIVRIRAGLLAEPVQTRLAFHAHVNSKASWWPIDDALPQHPEGYVPPTQPAR from the coding sequence ATGGCCATCAAACACCATGGATCATGCCTTTGCAAAGGCGTGCAGTTCACTATCGAAGGAGCGCTGGCGCCGGTGCAGGTTTGCCATTGCGCCCAATGCAGGCGCGCACAAGGTGGTCCGTTCGCCACCAACATTCCGGTTGATGCATCGCGGTTGTCGTTCTCGTCAGGGCAAGCGTTGTTGCACCGCTTTGAATCCTCGCCCGGAAAGGTCCGGGTTTTCTGCGCGGTCTGTGGGTCGCCTGTCTTCAGTGCGCGGGATTCCTTGCCCGGTATCGTGCGGATTCGTGCGGGACTCCTGGCAGAGCCCGTGCAAACCCGGTTGGCGTTCCACGCCCATGTGAATTCCAAAGCAAGCTGGTGGCCGATCGATGATGCGCTGCCCCAGCATCCAGAAGGCTATGTTCCACCCACCCAGCCTGCACGCTGA
- a CDS encoding transglutaminase-like domain-containing protein: MTTVFSPKRADSRRNFLQKTAVALASSALPAINFAQSAAPTERKFSPVPGQWRTFEVTTRVDIAKPQGVTRVWLPIPSVNSDWQKSLESSYSSNGTARLEDDNSTGARMLYVEFAENEAKPYVELTSRIQTQNRAQNWGQKAAVAEDAATLKYWTQPTALLPTDGIVRTTALEATRGAKSDVEKAQKIYDWIVTNTYREPKVRGCGEGDIKTMLETNNLGGKCADLNALFVGLCRAVGVPARDVYGLRVAPSAFGYRELGGNSASLKGAQHCRAEVYLKGHGWVGMDPADVAKVMRQETPEWIKSSSNPLVAPVNKSLFGGWEGNWMAYNVAHDVVLPNAKGPKLGFFMYPAAENAAGRLDSYAPDDFKYQISAREITG; the protein is encoded by the coding sequence ATGACCACCGTTTTCTCGCCCAAGCGTGCGGATTCGCGCCGCAATTTTCTGCAAAAAACGGCTGTAGCCCTTGCCAGTAGTGCGCTGCCTGCTATCAATTTTGCGCAGTCTGCTGCTCCGACCGAGCGCAAGTTCAGCCCTGTACCCGGCCAGTGGCGCACTTTTGAGGTGACCACCCGGGTGGATATTGCCAAACCCCAGGGCGTGACCCGCGTGTGGCTTCCCATTCCCAGCGTCAACAGCGACTGGCAAAAGTCCCTGGAAAGCAGCTACTCCAGCAATGGCACGGCCCGACTGGAAGACGACAACAGTACCGGCGCACGCATGCTGTATGTGGAGTTTGCGGAGAACGAAGCCAAGCCCTATGTGGAGCTGACCAGCCGCATCCAGACGCAGAACCGCGCGCAAAACTGGGGCCAGAAGGCCGCCGTGGCCGAAGACGCCGCCACCCTGAAATACTGGACCCAACCCACCGCACTGCTGCCCACCGACGGCATCGTGCGCACCACCGCGCTGGAGGCCACCCGCGGCGCCAAGAGCGATGTGGAAAAGGCGCAGAAGATTTATGACTGGATCGTCACCAACACCTACCGCGAACCCAAGGTGCGCGGATGCGGTGAAGGCGACATCAAGACCATGCTGGAAACCAACAACCTGGGCGGCAAGTGCGCCGACCTGAATGCGCTGTTTGTGGGCCTGTGCCGCGCCGTGGGTGTTCCCGCACGTGACGTATACGGCCTACGCGTGGCGCCCAGCGCCTTTGGCTACCGTGAGCTGGGTGGCAACTCCGCCAGCCTCAAGGGTGCGCAGCACTGCCGTGCCGAGGTCTACCTCAAGGGCCACGGCTGGGTCGGTATGGACCCGGCCGACGTGGCCAAGGTCATGCGCCAGGAAACGCCCGAATGGATCAAGTCATCCAGCAACCCGCTGGTGGCACCGGTCAACAAGAGCCTGTTTGGAGGCTGGGAAGGCAACTGGATGGCCTACAACGTGGCGCACGACGTGGTGCTGCCCAACGCCAAAGGCCCCAAGCTCGGTTTCTTCATGTACCCCGCTGCAGAAAATGCTGCAGGGCGCCTTGACTCCTACGCGCCGGACGACTTCAAATACCAAATCAGCGCACGGGAAATCACCGGCTAA
- a CDS encoding dihydrofolate reductase family protein: MKTQYFTATSLDGFIATEDDSLEWLFPLGDINHSSYPAFIAEVGALAMGSSTYEWMRRNADMVIAETGSPWPYTQPAWVFSSRTLPALPGADIRFVQGDVHQVHAEMRAAAGGKNLWIVGGGDLAGQFHDASLLDELIIQIGSATLGKGKPLFPRRVLNPTLRLVSAQQMGAGMAELRYTVDKNGPAGVA; the protein is encoded by the coding sequence ATGAAAACCCAGTACTTCACCGCGACCAGTCTTGATGGCTTCATTGCTACAGAGGATGACTCTCTGGAGTGGCTGTTTCCGCTGGGTGACATCAACCACTCCAGCTATCCCGCGTTTATTGCCGAGGTGGGCGCTTTGGCCATGGGGTCTTCCACCTACGAATGGATGCGGCGCAACGCCGACATGGTGATCGCCGAGACGGGCTCGCCGTGGCCTTATACCCAGCCGGCTTGGGTGTTCTCCAGCCGCACCTTGCCCGCCCTACCCGGCGCGGACATCCGGTTTGTGCAGGGCGATGTGCACCAGGTCCATGCCGAGATGCGCGCTGCGGCGGGTGGTAAAAACCTCTGGATTGTGGGCGGTGGTGATCTCGCGGGGCAGTTCCATGATGCGAGTTTGCTGGACGAGCTGATCATTCAAATAGGTTCTGCCACGCTGGGCAAGGGCAAGCCGCTTTTCCCGCGCAGGGTGTTAAACCCGACCTTGCGTCTGGTCTCTGCACAGCAGATGGGGGCGGGTATGGCGGAGCTGCGTTATACCGTGGACAAAAACGGCCCGGCTGGCGTGGCCTAG
- a CDS encoding substrate-binding periplasmic protein gives MKHSTWWVVLLGMLLPGAQALAEQEPIILYFLERPPFMMRGPNGTVSGSLAPTALQAFAKADVAYELREASPERQLHELKTNTRRVCSLGWFVTAERRKFAKFSKPLAQDAPVVGVTNPEFRLAPGATIAAVLAKPEIRVLIKDSTAQGTYLQAQFASMRAKTVRTAAEFPQMLVMLRSGRADIVFMPKEEAEYYAKHAGYAEGDFNLTQFPDMPPGEHRYLMCSMKVEDTVLAKINVALGGK, from the coding sequence ATGAAGCACAGCACGTGGTGGGTCGTTTTGTTGGGCATGCTGCTCCCCGGCGCTCAGGCGCTGGCGGAGCAGGAGCCCATCATTTTGTATTTTCTGGAGCGCCCGCCCTTCATGATGCGTGGGCCCAACGGCACCGTGTCGGGCTCCCTGGCCCCCACCGCCCTGCAGGCATTCGCCAAGGCCGACGTGGCTTATGAGTTGCGGGAGGCCTCGCCGGAGCGCCAGTTGCATGAGTTGAAAACCAACACCCGGCGTGTTTGTTCGCTGGGCTGGTTTGTCACTGCCGAGCGACGCAAGTTCGCCAAGTTCAGCAAGCCCCTGGCGCAGGACGCACCGGTGGTGGGTGTGACCAATCCCGAGTTCCGGCTCGCGCCAGGTGCCACCATTGCGGCCGTGCTGGCCAAGCCCGAGATCCGGGTGCTCATCAAGGACAGCACTGCGCAGGGCACCTACCTGCAAGCCCAATTTGCCAGCATGCGTGCCAAGACCGTGCGCACGGCGGCGGAGTTTCCACAAATGCTCGTCATGCTGCGCAGCGGCCGTGCCGACATTGTGTTCATGCCCAAAGAAGAGGCCGAGTACTACGCCAAACACGCCGGATATGCCGAGGGTGATTTCAACCTGACCCAGTTCCCCGATATGCCGCCTGGTGAGCACCGCTACCTGATGTGCAGCATGAAGGTGGAAGACACCGTCCTCGCCAAAATCAACGTAGCGCTGGGCGGCAAGTAG
- a CDS encoding flagellar basal body L-ring protein FlgH, producing the protein MNSNLPVRHLVALSLAVLLAGCANPSPTILQLPAIAAPIARPANVERVHTGSLFNPTSGSLYTGRQKARAVGDIVKVNISETLSASNTVKTDISRESALTSKGTGNANADSLLSPWLNQNDAASGSNTFKGNGTSKNDSKFTGQLATSVINVLANGNLVVAGERSIALQGNNSTLRFSGVVDPKDMADGNVIQSNDVVNARLEVVGQGDTSDAASRNWLQRVLNNSLAIW; encoded by the coding sequence ATGAACTCCAACCTCCCAGTCCGTCACCTTGTGGCCTTGAGTCTGGCGGTTTTGTTGGCCGGATGTGCCAACCCGTCACCCACCATCTTGCAACTGCCGGCGATTGCTGCGCCGATTGCGCGCCCTGCCAATGTGGAGCGTGTCCACACGGGCTCGTTATTCAATCCCACATCCGGGTCCTTGTACACGGGGCGCCAGAAAGCACGTGCAGTGGGTGACATCGTCAAGGTCAATATTTCGGAGACCCTGAGCGCCAGCAACACCGTCAAGACCGATATCAGCCGTGAGAGCGCGCTGACCTCCAAGGGCACTGGAAACGCCAATGCCGACTCCCTGCTGAGTCCATGGTTGAACCAGAACGACGCTGCGTCTGGCAGCAACACCTTCAAGGGCAACGGCACCTCCAAGAATGACAGCAAGTTCACCGGCCAGCTTGCGACCTCGGTGATCAATGTGCTTGCCAACGGCAACCTGGTGGTGGCGGGCGAACGCAGCATTGCCCTGCAAGGCAATAACAGCACCTTGCGTTTCTCCGGTGTGGTGGATCCGAAGGACATGGCGGACGGCAATGTCATCCAGTCCAACGACGTCGTGAATGCGCGTCTGGAGGTGGTGGGGCAGGGCGATACGTCAGACGCTGCATCGCGCAACTGGCTGCAACGCGTGCTCAACAACTCTTTGGCTATCTGGTAG
- a CDS encoding pseudouridine synthase translates to MRATRHHAPAPRNGVGASCVVVPAGVWPSVMDFLAHQFPRVAPGIWQQRLAQGSVSDDSGAVLSADTPCVPGQRLYYYREVEAEVPIPFEATVLWRNDDLLVADKPHFLPVMPSGKYVQETLLVRLKKEFDLPELTPIHRIDRDTAGLVLFSVRAATRNAYAALFRERQVTKHYECIAPWNPALPWPIHRATRIGNAQHFMQQSEEVGEVNAITDIEPIEVHGNWARYALKPITGQRHQLRVHMAALGLPLLGDGIYPVLTPEGTEDYNNPLQLLAQSIAFTDPLCEEPMQFESRLKLRALDAI, encoded by the coding sequence ATGCGTGCCACCCGCCACCATGCGCCTGCTCCGCGCAACGGCGTTGGCGCCAGTTGCGTAGTGGTGCCCGCGGGCGTATGGCCCAGCGTCATGGACTTCCTGGCGCACCAGTTTCCCCGCGTGGCGCCCGGCATCTGGCAGCAGCGCCTGGCACAAGGTTCCGTCAGCGACGACTCGGGCGCAGTGCTCAGCGCCGACACCCCGTGTGTGCCCGGCCAGCGGCTCTATTACTACCGCGAGGTGGAGGCCGAGGTACCCATTCCGTTCGAAGCCACGGTGTTATGGCGCAACGACGATCTGCTGGTGGCCGACAAGCCGCATTTCCTGCCGGTGATGCCGTCGGGCAAATATGTGCAGGAAACCTTGCTCGTGCGCCTGAAAAAAGAGTTTGACCTGCCCGAACTCACGCCCATCCACCGCATAGACCGCGACACGGCCGGGCTGGTGCTGTTTTCAGTGCGGGCGGCCACGCGCAACGCCTATGCCGCGTTGTTTCGCGAGCGCCAGGTCACCAAACACTACGAATGCATCGCACCGTGGAACCCCGCCCTACCCTGGCCCATACACCGCGCCACGCGCATTGGCAATGCGCAGCACTTCATGCAGCAGTCCGAAGAGGTGGGCGAGGTGAACGCGATCACCGACATTGAACCGATTGAGGTGCACGGTAACTGGGCGCGCTACGCGCTCAAACCCATCACCGGCCAGCGCCACCAGCTGCGCGTGCACATGGCCGCACTGGGCCTGCCCCTACTGGGCGACGGGATCTACCCGGTGCTGACACCGGAGGGCACCGAGGACTACAACAATCCGCTGCAGCTGCTAGCCCAATCGATTGCGTTTACCGACCCTTTGTGCGAAGAACCCATGCAGTTTGAAAGCCGCTTGAAGCTGCGGGCGCTGGACGCTATCTAA
- a CDS encoding DUF4334 domain-containing protein, which produces MNVHEKLNAGGATTQEALALFDALSPVETDFMLGSWKGEGFETGHPMDGLLEAYHWYGKRFESAEDVHPLVFSTLGGGLASVNPARMGPALSWSDHVALPKSATLGRVFQAMMPLFTTTRSRARLRMTSYRGQSSATMVYDQLPINDVFRKIDANAVFGVMDRKGMQKPFFFILRRVTAGH; this is translated from the coding sequence ATGAATGTGCACGAAAAACTAAATGCAGGCGGTGCGACAACCCAGGAGGCACTTGCGCTGTTCGATGCACTGTCGCCGGTGGAGACGGACTTCATGCTCGGAAGCTGGAAAGGGGAGGGCTTTGAAACCGGTCACCCCATGGATGGCCTGCTGGAGGCGTACCACTGGTACGGCAAGCGTTTTGAGAGTGCAGAAGACGTGCACCCTCTGGTGTTCTCAACCCTCGGCGGCGGCCTTGCCAGCGTGAACCCGGCGCGGATGGGGCCTGCGCTCAGTTGGAGCGACCACGTGGCACTGCCCAAGTCGGCCACTCTGGGTCGGGTGTTTCAGGCCATGATGCCGCTGTTCACGACCACCCGCTCGCGTGCGAGATTGCGCATGACCAGCTACCGCGGCCAGTCCAGCGCGACCATGGTGTACGACCAGCTTCCCATCAACGATGTCTTCCGCAAGATCGATGCAAACGCCGTGTTCGGCGTGATGGATCGCAAAGGCATGCAGAAGCCGTTCTTCTTCATCCTGCGTCGTGTCACTGCGGGCCACTAG
- the trmB gene encoding tRNA (guanosine(46)-N7)-methyltransferase TrmB, with protein MTTPETRSDTPDVTPAALEDQAKPFMRTIKSFVKRAGRMGGGQIRAMEELGPQFLLPYQQSAIDFEAAYADAAGAAGQKHAERPLVLEIGFGMGEATAKIATTLPGTNFLCCEVHEPGVGALLKRIGENHITNIRICNHDAVEVIDHMLPLGSLDGVHIFFPDPWHKTKHNKRRLIQSPLIAKLAARLKVGGYLHCATDWEPYAQQILEVLTAEPALKNRALVSHPELMGYAPKPHYRPLTKFENRGIKLGHGVWDVVFERV; from the coding sequence ATGACCACACCAGAAACCCGTTCCGATACCCCCGACGTCACGCCAGCCGCCCTTGAAGACCAGGCAAAACCGTTCATGCGCACCATCAAGAGTTTTGTGAAGCGCGCGGGGCGCATGGGTGGTGGGCAGATACGGGCCATGGAGGAATTGGGGCCACAGTTTCTGCTGCCTTACCAGCAAAGTGCTATTGATTTTGAAGCGGCTTACGCAGATGCAGCGGGGGCTGCAGGCCAGAAACATGCTGAACGCCCGCTGGTGCTGGAAATCGGCTTTGGCATGGGTGAGGCCACGGCCAAGATCGCCACCACGCTGCCGGGCACCAACTTCCTGTGCTGCGAAGTGCACGAGCCCGGTGTGGGTGCGCTGCTCAAGCGCATTGGCGAGAACCACATCACCAACATCCGTATCTGCAACCACGACGCGGTGGAGGTGATAGACCACATGCTGCCGCTGGGCAGCCTGGACGGCGTGCACATCTTCTTCCCGGACCCCTGGCACAAGACCAAACACAACAAGCGCCGCCTGATCCAGAGCCCGCTGATCGCCAAGCTCGCGGCGCGCCTCAAGGTGGGTGGCTACCTGCATTGCGCCACCGACTGGGAACCTTACGCCCAGCAGATTCTGGAAGTGCTGACGGCCGAACCTGCGCTGAAAAACCGCGCCCTGGTCAGCCATCCTGAATTGATGGGCTACGCACCCAAGCCGCACTACCGCCCGCTGACCAAGTTTGAAAACCGTGGCATCAAGCTGGGCCACGGCGTCTGGGATGTGGTGTTTGAGCGCGTTTAA
- a CDS encoding response regulator transcription factor, with amino-acid sequence MTFKAKVLIVDDDEDINSLLANYLRPYGFETHVAVDGTGMRTQLAAHAIDLIVMDVELPETDGLSLTREVRQQTQMPIIMLSARTDPYDRVVGLENGADDYVVKPFEPRELVARIQAVLRRAAVSSDGPEARALANVYNFQGWTLDRESRSLLAPSGLTVALSHAEFRLLCTFLQTPRQLLSREQLLELVGGRQIGAGVRSIDLLVSRLRQKLMAASEGLDIIKTIRGKGYLLDLPVVQGCA; translated from the coding sequence ATGACTTTCAAGGCAAAAGTATTAATTGTTGATGACGATGAGGATATCAATAGCCTGCTGGCCAACTATCTGCGGCCCTATGGGTTTGAGACCCATGTGGCCGTGGACGGCACTGGCATGCGCACCCAGCTGGCTGCGCATGCGATTGACCTGATCGTCATGGACGTGGAACTGCCTGAAACCGATGGCTTGAGCCTGACGCGCGAAGTGCGCCAGCAAACCCAGATGCCTATCATCATGCTGTCTGCCCGGACAGACCCTTACGACCGGGTGGTGGGGTTGGAAAACGGAGCCGACGATTACGTCGTCAAACCCTTTGAACCGCGCGAGCTGGTGGCCCGCATCCAGGCGGTGTTGCGCCGTGCGGCGGTGTCGTCGGACGGGCCGGAGGCGCGGGCGCTTGCCAATGTGTACAACTTTCAGGGCTGGACACTGGACCGCGAAAGCCGCAGTTTGCTGGCCCCCAGTGGCTTGACGGTCGCTTTGTCCCATGCTGAATTCCGCCTGCTGTGCACTTTTTTACAAACCCCGCGGCAACTGCTGAGTCGCGAACAACTGCTGGAGCTGGTGGGCGGGCGCCAGATCGGTGCCGGCGTGCGAAGCATCGATTTGCTGGTATCGCGTCTACGGCAAAAGCTGATGGCTGCCTCCGAAGGGCTGGACATCATCAAAACCATCCGCGGCAAAGGCTACCTTCTGGACCTACCGGTAGTGCAGGGTTGCGCATGA
- a CDS encoding chalcone isomerase family protein, with protein sequence MFTGFKTTLAATVCAVACLPCFATAEMEGVALDDSVQVAGRHLKLNGAGVSKRLIFKIYALGLYLPDHRATVQEVFEAEGPRRLAISMLRDVSGADFSEALLDYVAAERASLQEGVVGSMLHLGKAIASQPQGLRKGDSLTLDWVPGTGTMVELNKKPLTAPLRDIAVYNALLNIWLGEKPADPALKIKLLGRPPIIRTALTY encoded by the coding sequence ATGTTTACAGGCTTTAAAACCACATTGGCCGCGACTGTATGCGCGGTTGCCTGCCTCCCGTGTTTCGCGACGGCGGAAATGGAGGGCGTCGCGCTCGACGATTCGGTCCAGGTGGCGGGCCGGCACCTCAAGCTCAATGGTGCAGGCGTCAGCAAGCGCCTGATCTTCAAGATCTATGCCCTGGGGCTATACCTTCCCGACCACCGGGCGACGGTGCAGGAGGTGTTTGAGGCCGAGGGACCGCGCCGGCTGGCGATTTCCATGCTGCGTGACGTCAGCGGCGCAGATTTCAGCGAGGCGCTGCTGGATTACGTGGCAGCAGAACGGGCCAGCTTGCAGGAGGGGGTGGTGGGGAGCATGCTGCACTTGGGCAAGGCGATTGCAAGCCAACCCCAAGGTCTGCGCAAAGGCGATAGCTTGACGCTGGACTGGGTGCCGGGAACCGGGACCATGGTGGAACTGAACAAAAAACCGCTGACGGCACCGCTGCGCGATATTGCCGTCTATAACGCCTTGCTGAATATCTGGCTGGGAGAAAAGCCAGCTGACCCCGCGCTAAAAATTAAACTGCTGGGACGCCCGCCCATAATACGCACCGCGCTGACATATTAA